In Anaerobacillus isosaccharinicus, one genomic interval encodes:
- a CDS encoding PLDc N-terminal domain-containing protein, with product MFYEASFGFGLFFIFIIISLGLLILNIATSIWAYRDALNRGNSKEYAIIVLIATLFFPILGLIVYLIIRND from the coding sequence ATGTTTTATGAAGCAAGTTTCGGCTTTGGACTTTTTTTTATCTTTATCATCATAAGTCTTGGATTACTCATATTAAATATTGCTACTAGTATTTGGGCGTACCGTGATGCTCTGAATAGAGGAAATAGCAAGGAATACGCAATTATAGTTTTAATTGCTACGCTGTTCTTTCCTATCCTTGGGCTAATCGTTTATC